The Crocosphaera subtropica ATCC 51142 genome includes a window with the following:
- a CDS encoding YdcF family protein yields MFLKIRSSKPDVKVITRRKPKKRLFPLLCLATLGLWLGYKQLQAYFVQPEAIFVLGGHEDRERFAAKLALEHPDLPIWVSSGSPQNYVTKIFTSAGVSGDRLHLDYQAKDTVTNFTTLVKEFKAQGIDSVYLITSDNHMNRARIIGEIVFGTQGITLKPLSVPSDDSPEPIEKLVRDGGRSFLWLLTGKTGESLLLP; encoded by the coding sequence ATGTTTCTCAAAATTCGCTCCTCTAAACCAGACGTTAAAGTTATTACTCGTCGCAAACCTAAAAAACGCCTTTTTCCACTTCTTTGTCTGGCCACTTTAGGGTTATGGTTGGGTTATAAACAGTTACAGGCTTATTTTGTGCAACCTGAAGCCATTTTTGTTTTAGGAGGTCACGAAGATCGAGAACGGTTTGCGGCCAAACTTGCTCTTGAACACCCTGACTTACCTATTTGGGTTTCTTCAGGAAGTCCGCAAAACTATGTTACTAAAATATTTACCAGTGCAGGGGTGAGTGGCGATCGCCTTCATCTTGATTATCAGGCCAAGGATACGGTCACTAACTTTACCACCTTGGTTAAAGAATTCAAAGCTCAAGGCATTGATAGTGTTTATTTAATCACTTCTGATAATCACATGAATCGAGCCAGAATTATCGGAGAAATTGTTTTTGGGACTCAAGGAATTACCCTTAAACCCCTCTCTGTTCCTTCTGATGATTCCCCCGAACCCATTGAGAAACTGGTTAGGGACGGAGGACGATCTTTTCTCTGGTTACTAACGGGAAAAACAGGGGAAAGTTTACTGCTACCTTAA
- a CDS encoding ChaB family protein has translation MSNNYQAEKTITAIFQNEKQVDTVINRLLDRDVPQDHLSVMGRDFQSQTRISGFVTKKDVILGGLRSGAIFGSLFGSILSLLTGVGVLFIPFVGSVVAAGPLSSLLLGAATGAIAGGAGGGLASVLSTWGMPEDKATLYETRLKAGEFIVMAEVPDNRSGEYILLMESAGGQEIHVTDATLPHPCPGRCESPEDLAIEVKAHLSEDAQKTFIERYNAVFDETNDEMKAEQAAWETIKEVYTEDENGVWTKEEKKAALV, from the coding sequence ATGAGTAACAATTATCAAGCAGAAAAAACCATTACCGCAATTTTCCAAAATGAAAAGCAAGTCGACACGGTCATCAACCGACTGTTAGATAGGGATGTACCCCAAGATCATTTGTCCGTTATGGGTAGAGATTTCCAATCTCAGACCCGTATCAGTGGCTTTGTGACTAAAAAAGACGTAATTCTGGGTGGATTGCGTAGTGGGGCAATTTTCGGGTCCCTCTTCGGTTCTATTCTGAGTTTACTAACGGGTGTCGGCGTTCTCTTTATCCCCTTTGTTGGGTCTGTTGTGGCTGCGGGTCCTTTGAGTTCTCTATTACTCGGTGCGGCCACAGGTGCGATCGCTGGTGGGGCTGGTGGCGGTTTGGCTTCAGTGCTATCTACCTGGGGAATGCCTGAAGATAAGGCAACTCTCTACGAAACCCGTCTTAAAGCAGGGGAATTTATCGTCATGGCCGAGGTTCCCGACAACCGTTCTGGAGAATATATCCTGTTAATGGAAAGCGCAGGGGGTCAAGAAATCCACGTTACAGATGCTACCTTACCTCACCCCTGTCCTGGACGCTGCGAAAGTCCCGAAGATTTAGCCATCGAAGTGAAAGCCCATTTATCCGAAGACGCACAAAAAACATTCATCGAACGCTATAACGCCGTATTTGATGAAACTAATGACGAAATGAAGGCCGAACAAGCTGCATGGGAAACCATCAAAGAAGTCTACACAGAGGACGAGAACGGTGTCTGGACAAAAGAAGAGAAAAAAGCAGCATTGGTCTAA
- a CDS encoding Dps family protein, translating to MATLNIGLTEEQRYGVIEVLNRHLADFYLLNIKTKKYHWDVVGPQFMTLHELWEEHYNTLSENIDETAERIRALGGYPAGTAKGFLELATLKEHPNDLPSATEMVARLANDHEQVIRNLRSDINRCSDEFQDEGTADFLTGIMEQHEDMAWMLRSFVEGEQLYSSGGRTGNETQPTVNA from the coding sequence ATGGCTACTTTAAACATTGGATTAACAGAAGAACAAAGATATGGCGTTATTGAGGTTTTAAACCGTCATTTAGCTGACTTCTACCTTTTAAATATTAAAACTAAAAAATATCATTGGGATGTCGTCGGGCCTCAGTTTATGACGCTCCATGAGCTTTGGGAAGAACACTACAATACCCTATCAGAAAATATTGATGAAACTGCAGAAAGAATCCGTGCATTGGGGGGGTATCCCGCAGGAACCGCTAAAGGATTTTTAGAATTAGCCACCTTAAAAGAGCATCCTAATGACTTACCTTCGGCCACTGAAATGGTAGCGAGATTAGCCAATGATCACGAACAGGTTATTCGTAATTTAAGATCGGATATTAACCGTTGTTCTGATGAATTCCAAGATGAAGGAACCGCAGATTTTCTAACAGGAATTATGGAACAACATGAGGATATGGCCTGGATGTTACGCTCTTTCGTCGAAGGAGAACAACTCTACAGTAGTGGCGGACGTACAGGGAATGAAACCCAACCAACCGTGAATGCCTAA
- a CDS encoding DUF3611 family protein — protein sequence MSQKYEISRPLPPNVKRAATILQWSGNVGFWGQLVLGVLAAALLFLSLAGLVAQQKSTEGTSFSVFCSVAGVISLVISILICFRYKKIAQLMRNPDAKLRPKKSSTLRLIRAGLLSNLVGIFLSIIGAEGFVGILWRKLSNIPQGAAVYDTSKLPTPSEILLLLANTHTILCHFAGIVVGLYLLDRLDR from the coding sequence ATGAGCCAAAAGTACGAAATTTCTCGACCCCTTCCCCCCAATGTTAAACGGGCAGCCACTATTCTACAATGGTCAGGTAATGTAGGCTTCTGGGGACAGTTAGTATTAGGTGTATTAGCTGCTGCGTTGTTATTCTTATCCTTAGCCGGTCTAGTCGCACAACAAAAATCTACCGAAGGCACTTCTTTTAGTGTGTTTTGTTCGGTTGCTGGAGTGATTTCACTGGTAATCAGTATTTTAATTTGTTTTCGCTATAAAAAAATTGCTCAACTGATGCGAAACCCTGATGCGAAACTACGGCCAAAAAAATCATCTACCTTACGATTAATTCGAGCCGGTTTATTGTCTAATTTAGTGGGTATTTTTCTGTCAATTATTGGTGCAGAAGGGTTTGTGGGTATTTTGTGGCGAAAACTCTCTAATATTCCTCAAGGTGCAGCCGTTTATGATACCAGTAAGTTGCCCACTCCTAGCGAAATTTTACTGCTTCTGGCTAATACTCACACCATTTTGTGTCACTTTGCTGGTATTGTGGTAGGTCTTTATTTATTAGATCGTTTAGATCGATAA
- a CDS encoding DUF565 domain-containing protein, translated as MQRTRLNTLVEVTQTKFNQTFSNPWRRISLSLISLLLGFFVGQSVSITAGQEAYWDITVGIFLLIFTEGISRIAYSQNKKKGRSLGLDILNLFKIGMTYGLYIEALKLGS; from the coding sequence ATGCAACGAACAAGATTAAATACTTTAGTTGAAGTTACTCAAACCAAGTTTAATCAAACTTTTAGTAATCCTTGGCGACGTATTTCCCTCAGTTTAATTAGTCTTCTTCTCGGCTTTTTTGTCGGTCAATCTGTTTCTATCACCGCAGGACAAGAAGCTTATTGGGATATTACTGTCGGCATTTTTTTGTTGATTTTTACAGAAGGAATTAGTCGCATAGCTTATAGTCAAAATAAAAAGAAAGGGCGATCACTTGGCCTCGATATTCTCAATCTTTTTAAAATTGGCATGACTTATGGGTTATATATTGAAGCTCTTAAATTGGGATCTTAG
- a CDS encoding glycerate kinase, producing MKSIHLLKNFNQDSSLSSHEIATLLEEDLQDYSFCNAFDITPENGFEKIRNRLDLWEKSYDLVAQYCQQLGFDSLDIMSLLWEFWLPLAIQLSQEKSQQKSTLIQGILGGQGTGKTTLSHILCLILKQLDHQTLTISIDDFYTTYDERQKLKKIDPRFIWRGPPGTHDVELGIKVLNQLKNPHHSDSILIPRFDKSLWNGQGDRIEPEPINHPDIVLFEGWFLGVCPIEQTRFNDAPLPIKTEEDRQFAKDINEKLKAYLPLWEKLDSLIILYPQHYHFSKQWRKEAEHKMISSGKTGMSDQEVEDFVNYFWKALHPELFITPLAQNPNLVDLVITIDKNHQPQQIQQYLKLNTPH from the coding sequence ATGAAATCTATTCACTTATTAAAAAATTTTAATCAAGATTCGTCTTTATCTTCTCATGAAATAGCAACTTTATTAGAGGAAGACTTACAAGATTACTCTTTCTGTAATGCTTTTGATATAACACCAGAAAATGGCTTTGAAAAGATTAGAAATCGTCTTGATCTATGGGAAAAAAGTTATGATTTAGTTGCTCAATATTGTCAACAATTAGGGTTTGATTCCCTTGATATTATGTCCCTTTTATGGGAATTTTGGTTACCTTTAGCAATTCAATTAAGCCAAGAAAAAAGTCAACAAAAATCGACCTTAATTCAAGGAATTTTAGGGGGACAAGGAACAGGTAAAACAACCTTATCACACATTCTCTGTTTAATTTTAAAACAATTAGACCATCAAACCCTGACTATTTCTATTGATGACTTCTATACAACCTACGATGAACGTCAAAAACTGAAAAAAATTGATCCTCGCTTTATTTGGCGAGGTCCTCCAGGAACCCATGACGTAGAGTTAGGGATTAAAGTTTTAAATCAATTAAAAAATCCCCATCATTCTGACTCGATTTTGATTCCTCGTTTTGATAAATCTTTATGGAATGGTCAGGGTGATAGAATAGAACCAGAACCCATTAATCACCCTGATATTGTTTTATTTGAAGGTTGGTTTTTAGGGGTTTGTCCTATTGAGCAAACTCGATTCAATGATGCACCGTTACCCATTAAAACAGAAGAAGATAGACAGTTTGCTAAAGATATTAATGAAAAATTAAAAGCTTATTTACCCTTATGGGAAAAACTAGATAGCCTGATTATTCTTTATCCTCAACACTACCATTTTAGTAAACAATGGCGCAAAGAAGCAGAACATAAAATGATATCATCAGGAAAAACAGGGATGAGTGATCAAGAAGTAGAAGATTTCGTTAACTATTTTTGGAAAGCTTTACATCCTGAACTATTTATAACACCGTTAGCCCAAAATCCTAACCTGGTTGATTTAGTGATTACCATTGATAAGAATCATCAACCTCAACAAATTCAGCAGTATCTGAAATTGAACACACCCCATTAA
- a CDS encoding ROK family protein: MEKPSVIGLDLGGTAIKLGQFLEDGTCINSLTVATPQPSTPEAVVETMIQAIAQLTPNQNCIALGVGTPGPADKNGRIAKVAINLAGWQDVPLADCLEKGTGLPTTIANDANCAGLGEAWLGAGKDYEHLLMLTLGTGVGGAIILNGHLFTGHLGAAGELGLITLNFDGPMCNSGNNGSLEQYGSIQAIRRMTGKEPAELGKLAETGDPEALDFWESYGRLLGAGLASLIYVLTPQAIVIGGGISGSTRFFFPAVLQEIERRVLPSSRENLQLLTAKLGNQAGMVGAAKLAWELVEKQKSLNYQV; the protein is encoded by the coding sequence ATGGAAAAACCCTCAGTCATTGGCCTTGATCTCGGTGGAACCGCTATTAAACTTGGACAGTTCTTAGAAGATGGTACTTGCATCAATTCTCTAACTGTTGCTACCCCTCAACCCTCAACCCCTGAAGCGGTGGTCGAAACGATGATACAAGCGATCGCCCAACTCACCCCGAATCAAAACTGTATTGCTTTGGGGGTAGGAACCCCTGGTCCGGCTGATAAAAACGGTAGAATTGCTAAAGTCGCTATTAACCTGGCCGGATGGCAAGATGTTCCTCTAGCGGACTGTTTAGAAAAAGGGACTGGACTTCCCACAACCATTGCTAATGATGCTAACTGTGCCGGGTTAGGAGAAGCTTGGTTAGGTGCCGGAAAAGACTATGAACATTTGCTCATGTTAACCTTGGGAACGGGAGTGGGAGGGGCAATTATTCTCAATGGCCATCTGTTTACAGGTCATTTAGGGGCAGCCGGAGAATTAGGGTTAATTACTCTCAATTTTGATGGGCCTATGTGCAATAGTGGTAATAACGGATCATTAGAACAATATGGCTCAATTCAAGCCATTCGTCGTATGACGGGTAAAGAACCAGCAGAATTAGGAAAATTAGCGGAAACAGGTGACCCAGAAGCCCTAGACTTTTGGGAAAGCTATGGTCGTTTATTAGGTGCCGGGTTAGCTAGTTTAATTTATGTGTTGACCCCACAAGCGATCGTCATTGGAGGGGGAATTAGTGGAAGTACACGGTTTTTCTTTCCAGCCGTCCTACAAGAAATAGAAAGACGAGTGTTACCCAGTTCCCGTGAAAATTTACAGTTATTGACCGCAAAATTGGGTAATCAAGCAGGAATGGTAGGTGCAGCCAAATTAGCTTGGGAATTAGTCGAGAAACAAAAAAGTCTCAACTATCAAGTATAG
- a CDS encoding AAA-like domain-containing protein, translating to MTGNNPKKQRRRRGVILTEKGLEKLHNARIEAEYVENKGNRYTLEALSEKTGLAMDTLMKVFACELRVDKQTLKCCFRAFQLNLCDEDFYYPPISSKEDTSYSVSCDPELPEGQVPLNSPFYLERSPIESDCYNAILQPGALIRLKASRRMGKSSLLTRIIDYANNHNCAGVSLSFQLADTGLFQDLDKFLQWFCANISLNLKLEKKVTDYWDDLFGSKISCKIYFEEYILSNLKNPLVLGLDDVDRLFEYPDLADDFFGLLRAWHEEGKNRDIWKKLRLIVVHSSEVYIPLKVTHSPFNVGIPIELPRFTPKQVQDLGKIHELNLSLEEVENLMNLVGGNPYLLRLALYNICLKRITLEEILTSDPHGASHIYRDHLQRQLWSLKQLNSDLLEALKKVVFSSDPIELDVVQSIKLQSLGLVDFKSHKVVMSCRLYQQYFQQHFWEVR from the coding sequence ATGACAGGAAACAATCCAAAAAAACAAAGACGACGACGTGGAGTGATTTTAACAGAGAAAGGATTAGAAAAACTGCACAATGCTAGGATTGAAGCTGAATATGTAGAAAATAAAGGAAATCGCTATACCTTAGAAGCATTAAGCGAAAAAACTGGGTTAGCAATGGATACCCTGATGAAAGTCTTTGCTTGTGAGTTACGAGTGGATAAACAAACCCTCAAATGTTGTTTTAGAGCATTTCAGCTAAATTTGTGTGACGAGGATTTTTATTATCCTCCGATAAGTTCCAAAGAAGACACCTCATATTCTGTAAGTTGTGATCCTGAGTTACCCGAAGGACAAGTTCCCCTCAATTCTCCATTTTATCTGGAGCGATCGCCAATCGAATCAGACTGTTATAACGCTATTTTACAACCAGGCGCATTAATTCGACTCAAAGCATCAAGACGCATGGGAAAAAGTTCTCTCCTCACTCGAATTATCGATTATGCAAATAACCATAATTGTGCTGGTGTTTCTTTAAGTTTTCAATTAGCAGATACAGGTTTATTTCAAGATTTAGATAAATTTTTACAATGGTTCTGCGCTAATATTAGTTTAAATTTAAAACTTGAGAAAAAAGTAACCGACTATTGGGATGATTTATTTGGAAGTAAAATTAGCTGTAAAATTTATTTTGAAGAGTATATTTTATCGAACTTAAAAAATCCTTTAGTTTTAGGATTAGATGATGTAGATCGTTTGTTTGAATACCCTGATTTAGCGGATGATTTTTTTGGCTTGTTAAGAGCTTGGCATGAAGAGGGAAAAAACCGAGATATTTGGAAGAAATTACGCTTGATTGTTGTTCATTCTTCTGAAGTTTATATTCCCCTCAAAGTCACTCACTCCCCTTTTAATGTAGGGATTCCCATTGAGTTACCTAGGTTTACTCCTAAACAAGTTCAGGATTTGGGGAAAATTCATGAGCTAAATTTGTCATTAGAAGAAGTAGAAAATTTGATGAATTTAGTGGGAGGTAATCCCTATTTATTACGATTAGCGTTGTATAATATTTGCCTTAAAAGAATTACCCTAGAAGAAATACTCACCAGTGATCCTCATGGTGCTTCTCACATTTATCGTGACCATCTTCAACGACAGTTATGGAGTTTAAAACAACTAAATTCTGACTTATTAGAAGCTTTAAAAAAAGTGGTTTTTTCCTCTGATCCCATTGAATTAGATGTGGTACAATCTATTAAATTACAAAGTTTAGGATTAGTTGATTTTAAAAGTCATAAAGTTGTTATGAGTTGTCGGTTATACCAACAATATTTTCAGCAACATTTTTGGGAAGTTAGATAA
- a CDS encoding class I SAM-dependent methyltransferase, protein MSEQIFEKKASFFDRWAPNYDLIFTTVFYQSLHKRLLSYVTLPHPSYVLDLGCGTGRLLNRLARTFPDLQGIGVDLSPQMLKQARENNQHHPRLIFTQGNAECLPCAANQFDAVFNTISFLHYPNPQEVFTEVSRVLKPQGKFYLVDYIRLYSLDSVPFSPGGINFYSREKREELAENAGLTTQGHYFLLGRVMLSVFVKNLAS, encoded by the coding sequence ATGAGTGAACAAATTTTTGAGAAAAAAGCCTCTTTTTTTGATAGGTGGGCCCCTAACTACGACCTCATTTTTACCACCGTTTTCTATCAATCTTTACACAAAAGGTTGTTATCTTATGTAACTTTACCCCATCCTTCTTATGTATTAGATTTAGGCTGTGGAACTGGTCGTTTATTAAATCGTTTAGCCCGAACTTTTCCTGATTTACAAGGAATAGGCGTAGATTTATCGCCACAAATGTTAAAACAAGCGAGGGAAAATAATCAACATCATCCCCGTCTTATTTTTACCCAAGGGAATGCAGAGTGTCTTCCTTGTGCGGCTAATCAATTTGATGCAGTATTTAATACGATTAGTTTTCTACATTATCCCAACCCACAAGAAGTTTTTACAGAAGTCAGTCGTGTTTTAAAACCTCAAGGAAAATTTTATTTAGTAGATTATATTCGACTTTACTCCCTGGATTCTGTTCCCTTTTCTCCTGGAGGAATTAACTTCTATTCTCGTGAAAAACGAGAAGAACTTGCCGAAAATGCCGGTTTAACAACTCAAGGCCATTATTTTTTATTAGGACGAGTGATGTTAAGTGTTTTTGTTAAAAACTTGGCTTCTTAG
- a CDS encoding TerD family protein, which produces MAINLKKGQRISLKKEAPGLTNVMCGLGWDVAESKGLFGLFKGNDFDLDASVLCLTSKGKLKSKSDVIYFGNLNHGSGAITHLGDNLTGEGQGDDEQILVDLTKVPDDIVRLVFVVNIYKARQRQQSFGQVKNAFVRLVNLSNNKEIARYSLLGEEYEGKTGMILAEVYRDDGEWKMQAVGTGVMANGLQEMTNEYY; this is translated from the coding sequence ATGGCCATTAATCTTAAAAAAGGACAACGAATTTCTCTCAAAAAAGAAGCCCCAGGACTCACTAACGTAATGTGTGGTTTAGGGTGGGATGTGGCCGAGTCAAAAGGACTATTTGGCCTATTTAAAGGAAATGATTTTGATCTAGATGCCTCGGTTTTATGTTTAACCAGTAAAGGTAAACTAAAGAGTAAATCTGATGTTATTTACTTTGGAAACTTAAATCATGGTTCAGGAGCAATTACCCATTTAGGGGATAATTTGACAGGAGAAGGACAGGGAGATGATGAACAGATATTAGTGGATTTAACTAAAGTTCCTGATGATATTGTCAGATTGGTTTTTGTTGTTAACATTTATAAAGCAAGACAACGACAACAAAGCTTTGGACAGGTTAAAAACGCCTTTGTTCGCTTAGTCAATCTCAGTAATAATAAAGAGATTGCTCGTTATAGTCTTTTAGGAGAAGAATATGAAGGAAAAACGGGGATGATTTTAGCAGAAGTTTACCGTGATGATGGGGAATGGAAAATGCAAGCAGTAGGAACAGGTGTGATGGCTAATGGATTACAAGAAATGACTAATGAGTATTATTAA
- a CDS encoding TerD family protein: MGISLSKGQRISLDKASPGLKAAFVGLGWDIKKVDTGNDYDLDVSVFLLGENEKLISDNHLIFYNNLKSPDPEHSVEHMGDNLTGAGEGDDEVVLVNFTKIPNEVKKLVFVVTIHEADKRQQNFGQIENAFVRLVDVQTKEEVLRYDLTEEYSIETALIITEIYNKDGEWRMSAVGSGYEGGLQAILNRYYN, translated from the coding sequence ATGGGAATTTCACTCAGTAAAGGTCAAAGAATTTCCTTAGACAAAGCAAGTCCTGGGTTAAAAGCAGCGTTTGTTGGATTAGGATGGGATATCAAAAAAGTCGATACTGGAAATGATTACGATCTTGATGTTTCTGTCTTTTTACTAGGCGAAAATGAAAAATTAATCTCTGATAATCATCTTATCTTTTACAATAACTTAAAAAGTCCTGATCCTGAGCATTCCGTTGAACATATGGGAGATAATTTAACCGGTGCAGGGGAAGGAGATGATGAGGTAGTATTAGTGAACTTTACTAAGATTCCTAATGAGGTTAAAAAATTAGTCTTTGTTGTCACCATCCACGAAGCAGATAAAAGACAACAAAACTTCGGACAGATAGAAAATGCTTTTGTGAGATTGGTTGATGTGCAAACCAAAGAAGAAGTCTTACGCTACGATTTAACCGAAGAATATTCCATTGAAACCGCCTTAATTATTACAGAAATTTACAATAAAGACGGTGAATGGCGTATGAGTGCTGTGGGTTCGGGATATGAAGGAGGTTTACAAGCTATCCTAAATCGTTATTATAACTAG
- a CDS encoding TerD family protein, with protein sequence MAISLSKGQRISLDKASPGLKAAFVGLGWDVKKVDTGKDFDIDCSVFLLGENEKLISDNHLIFYNNLKSPDPEHSVEHMGDNLTGAGEGDDEVVLVNFTKIPNEVKKLVFVVTIHEADKRQQNFGQIENAFVRLVDVQTKEEVLRYDLTEDYSIETALITAEIYNKDGEWRMTAVGSGYEGGLQAILNRYSN encoded by the coding sequence ATGGCAATTTCTCTCAGTAAAGGTCAAAGAATTTCCTTAGACAAAGCAAGTCCTGGTTTAAAAGCAGCCTTCGTGGGATTAGGTTGGGATGTGAAAAAAGTCGATACTGGAAAAGATTTTGATATCGATTGTTCTGTTTTCTTATTAGGAGAAAATGAAAAATTAATCTCTGATAATCATCTTATCTTTTACAATAACTTAAAAAGTCCTGATCCTGAGCATTCCGTTGAACATATGGGAGATAATTTAACCGGTGCAGGGGAAGGAGATGATGAGGTAGTATTAGTGAACTTTACTAAGATTCCTAATGAGGTTAAAAAATTAGTCTTTGTTGTCACCATCCACGAAGCAGATAAAAGACAACAAAACTTTGGTCAAATCGAAAATGCCTTTGTCAGATTAGTTGATGTACAAACCAAAGAAGAAGTCTTGCGTTATGATTTAACCGAAGACTATTCCATCGAAACCGCCTTAATTACCGCAGAAATCTACAACAAAGATGGTGAATGGCGCATGACTGCCGTAGGTTCGGGATACGAAGGAGGTTTACAAGCCATTCTTAACCGTTACTCTAACTAG
- a CDS encoding salt stress protein, Slr1339 family has translation MINNPQEESNIDDLINQIKHQKSNQKRQSMDKSNHQPNSMDNLLEQFKSDLKQQKEKSQEYKVSQNQPEINENLHDFKQQFQQRNLDRRQPEVNENLHQFKQQLQQKQKEKSQEHNLGRNKPEINENLHQFKQQFQQKQEEQKETITHQNQEEIRYTEQRKQRQQKLLIRQAEQWLKSLDEYSDEGLWFEEFSHSYPSRLDAAIEYLAVLNASS, from the coding sequence ATGATTAATAATCCTCAAGAAGAATCTAATATTGATGACTTAATTAACCAAATTAAACATCAAAAAAGTAATCAAAAGAGACAATCGATGGACAAGTCTAATCATCAACCGAATTCAATGGATAACCTACTTGAGCAATTTAAGTCTGACTTAAAACAACAAAAGGAAAAATCTCAAGAATATAAAGTGAGTCAAAATCAACCAGAAATTAACGAAAATTTACATGACTTTAAACAGCAATTCCAACAACGCAACTTAGATCGCCGTCAACCAGAAGTTAATGAAAATTTACATCAGTTCAAACAACAACTTCAGCAAAAACAAAAAGAGAAATCACAAGAACATAATTTAGGGCGTAATAAACCAGAAATTAACGAAAATTTACATCAATTTAAACAACAATTCCAACAAAAACAAGAAGAACAAAAAGAAACCATCACTCACCAAAATCAGGAAGAAATACGCTATACTGAACAAAGAAAGCAGCGGCAGCAAAAATTATTGATTCGTCAAGCTGAACAATGGTTAAAAAGTTTAGACGAATACTCTGACGAAGGACTATGGTTTGAAGAATTTTCCCATAGTTATCCTTCTCGCTTAGATGCTGCGATAGAGTATTTAGCTGTTCTCAATGCTTCCTCTTAG